TGTTGTTTGTTTCCACCCCTTCGGCACTTCAACCCCATCAACTTCCACCATCTCACACGGAAACGCTTTGGCGGTTTCGGCTAGTTCGGCGTAGCGTTCAGGCTGTGTTTGTGAAAGTGCGGTCAGTTCTTCGGGTGTTTTTCCGCTGATTGCCTGCATAGCGGCAAGTTCTGCTTGTTCAAGACTCATGCCGTCTGAAAGGGCTTGGACTTTGGCACGCACGGGATCGAAATCAACAAACCAACTTTTAAACAGGGATTGGGCGATTTGTTCCAAGGTTTGATTGATTTGGGTGTTGAGTTCAATTTTTTTATCTAAATCAGATAAAATTCTAGCAATTTCTTTTTGTTCAGAAAGTGGCGGTAAGTTAAATTGATATTTCAATAAATCGCCAATTTTCATATTTAATTGAACAGATGTACCACCTGATATTCCATCAATATAACCACTAAAATGTTTTGATTTGAAAACATAATAAATAAATTGAGGATCAACTTTTTCTATTTTTAAACGTATTCTTGCTAATCCATTATTAAAAACAGCAGGTAATTCTTTTTTTACTAGATAACAAATACCTGTCGAGCAAGTTCTTGCCATAATAATATCATTAGGAATCAGCTGAAATTTTTTAAAGTCAGAATCTTTAACTTCAGTATATCCCCATTTGTCAAATGGCTTATTTTGAGAAATATCTTGTATTCTCAAACAGCGTAAATTTGTTTCATGTTCAACAATCGGTGCTCTACGAATAGCATCTAATCCTGTATTAATACTTTCCGTTATATCTTCTAATGTTACTGTTTGCCAATCACTCATACCCCAATCCTCCTAAATTCTTCTTAATTTCCGCTTCTAATTCCGCACTTTTCGCAAATTGCTCCTTCAAAAGAGCGGTCAGATTTTGCATTTTTTCTGCAAATGGTACGCCGTCGTCTTCTTGTTCTGCGGTGCCGACGTAGCGTCCCGGTGTGAGGACGAAGTCGTTGTCTTTAATTTCTTCTAACGTAGTGGATTTGCAGAAAGCGGCTTGGTCTTCATAGCCGTCTGATTTTTGCCAAGCGTGGAGGGTATTGGCGATTTTGGCGATGTCGTCAGCGGTAAAATCGCGCAATACGCGGTCTTTCATATAGCCGATTTGGCGGGCATCGATAAACAATACTTCGCCTTTACGCTTTTTGTTGCGGTTTAGAAACCAAATGCAGGCGGGGATTTGGGTGTTGGTGAAGAGCTGACCAGGCAGGGCAACCATACATTCCACTAAGTCGGCATTGATGATGGCTTTGCGGATTTCGCCTTCGTTGTTGGTTTGGCTGCTCATGGAGCCGTTGGCAAGCAATAATGCCATTTTGCCGTTGGGCGAGAGGTGGTAAATCATGTGTTGCAGCCAAGCGAAGTTGGCATTGCCTTTGGGTGGCGTGCCGTATGCCCAACGTGGGTCGTCGGCAAGGGATTCGCTCCACCAATCGCTGATATTGAATGGCGGGTTTGCCATAATGAAATCCATCTTTTTGTCGATATGTTGCGGCTGCGTAAAGCTGTCGGCGTTGTGTTTGCCGAAGTCGTAATCAATGCCGCGAATCGCCATATTCATCGCCGCAAGTTTCCATGTGGTGGGGTTGAATTCTTGCCCGTAGATGGAAACGTTATTGATGTTGCCTTGATGGGCGGAGATAAAGCGTTCGGTTTGCACGAAAAAGCCGCCGCTGCCCATGGCTGGATCATACACTCGGCCGGAGTATGGTTCGAGCATTTCGACAATCAGGGAAACAATGGATTTCGGCGTGAAATATTGGCCGCCGCGCTTGCCTTCGGCTTGGGCAAAGCGACCAAGGAAGTATTCGTAAACGTGGCCAAGAATGTCTTTTGCACCTAAATGCACGGGCTCGCCGTTGTAAGTCGGACGGGTAAAATTAGTATCGGAGAAGAGGATAATCAGCCCGCGCAGGGTGTCTTCGTTTACCGCATAGCCACTGATGCGTTGGAGTACGCCTTTGAGTTTTTCGTTATCTTTTTCAATAGCATCAAAGGCATCATCAATGAGCTTTGCCACACCAGAAAACTTCCCACGCTCCTTTCCTATATTCCAAGGCAATTCTGCCCCAGTATTGAGAATAGAAACTTCTTGTAAGGCTTGCCAACGTGCAGAAGCTGGCACCCAAAATACGTTATCCGCGGTGTAATAATCACGGTTTTCTAGTTCAGCGGTTAAGGCTTCTTGATATTCTTCTTCAGTATCAAAAAAAGTGCGGTCAAGATAGAGTGGGTTTTCAGGTGTGGAGAGTTCCGCCTGAATTTTTTCCTGTTGATGGGTGAAATTATCAGAAATGTATTTTAAAAAGATAAGACCAAGAACGATATGTTTATAATTGGCGGCATCAAGTTGTTGACGGAGTTTATCCGCAGATGACCAAAGTTTTTCGTCTAATTCATTTAAAAATGCTTGTTGTAATGCATGATTTTCATCGACAATCTTGGTCGTCTCGTCTCGTCTCGTCTCGTCTCGCTTGCATAAATTATGCCCTCTGTAAAGTGATTTTTATCGGAAGTTTGAATATTCAAACAAATTATCAGGTGTCATTTTATCGAAAAACAGTATCAGGTTGAAAGGGATTTTTGCGTGCTAAATCCAATGATTTCCAGTAGAATGGGGCGATTTTATAAATAAGGAATAACTATGGCAAGAGAATTTAAACGTAGCGATCGCGTCGCTCAAGAAATACAAAAAGAAATAGCAGTCATTTTACAACGCGAAGTGAAAGATCCCCGTATTGGGATGGTGACGGTTTCTGATGTGGAAGTGTCGAGTGATTTATCTTACGCAAAAATCTTCGTGACTTTTTTATTCGATCACGATGAAACGGCAATTGAGCAAGGTATGAAAGGCTTAGAAAAAGCATCGCCTTATATTCGTTCGCTGCTAGGCAAAGCGATGCGTTTACGTATCGTGCCAGAGATTCGTTTTATTTACGATCAATCCTTAGTGGAAGGGATGCGTATGTCAAATCTTGTGACAAATGTTGTGCGTGAAGATGAGAAAAAACATGTTGAGGAAAGCAATTAATGTCTAGACCTCGTAAACGCTGGCGTGATGTTGATGGAGTGTTTTTGTTGGATAAACCACAAGGCATGTCATCAAATGACATTATGCAAAAGGTAAAGCGTTTATTTCAAGCGAACAAAGCTGGGCATACTGGCGCGCTCGATCCGTTGGCAACGGGGATGTTGCCGATTTGCTTGGGCGAAGCAACTAAGTTTTCACAATTTTTGCTTGATGCAGATAAGCGTTATCTTGTTACGGCAAAATTAGGCGAGCGTACCGATACTTCCGATGCGGAAGGGCAAGTGGTGGAAACGCGTGAAGTTCATGTTGAAACTCAGCAAATTTTGACCGCACTTGAACAATTTCGTGGCGATATTTTACAAGTGCCGACGATGTTTTCTGCACTAAAACATAACGGCAAGCCGCTTTATGAATACGCGCGCCAAGGTATTACGGTTGAGCGTGAGGCGCGTCCAATTACGATTTTTGAACTCAATTTTATTGACTATAATGCGCCTTATTTAACTTTAGAAGTGCATTGTTCAAAAGGCACTTATATTCGCACCTTAGTAGATGATTTGGGTGAAGTGCTAGGTTGTGGCGCACATGTGACAATGTTACGCCGTACAGCCGTAGCGGATTACCCCGTAGCAGAAATGATGCCAATCGATGAGTTACAATTGCTTGCTGAAAGTTTTCCGTTAAGTGAATTGGATCATCTATTACTGCCAACTGATACCGCTGTAAGTAAATTGCCCACTTTGCATTTGGATACAGAGCAGAGTAAAGCCATTGGTTTTGGTCAGCGAGTGAAATTTGCTAACGAACAGCAATTAAGCGGTCAAGTGCGGTTATTTTCAGCGGAGAATTTATTCTTAGGTGTAGCCTTAATTGATGGAAATATAATTCGCCCACAACGGTTAATCACACAATCCGCATAACTTAATTGCCTTTCTTATAAAATTCTAGTAATCTCCCTGTAATTAATTTTTTACAATATATGTAAGATAAACATTACAGGTGAGTTTTATGGAAGCCCTTAAGGATTTACGTTCTGAAATTGATTCGCTTGATCGCGAACTTATCCAACTTTTTGCTAAACGTCTTGAGTTGGTTTCTCAAGTCGGTAAAGTTAAACATCAACACGGATTACCTATTTATGCGCCAGAGCGTGAAATAGCAATGCTCCAAGCGCGTCGTTTAGAGGCTGAAAAAGCAGGCATTTCAGCAGATCTGATTGAAGATGTCCTACGCCGTTTTATGCGCGAATCTTATGCCAATGAAAACCAATTTGGCTTTAAAACCATCAATCCTGATATTCACAAAATTGTTATTGTGGGCGGTTATGGTAAATTAGGTGGCTTATTTGCCCGCTATTTACGTGCATCTGGCTATCCAATTTCTATT
The Haemophilus influenzae DNA segment above includes these coding regions:
- the truB gene encoding tRNA pseudouridine(55) synthase TruB, producing MSRPRKRWRDVDGVFLLDKPQGMSSNDIMQKVKRLFQANKAGHTGALDPLATGMLPICLGEATKFSQFLLDADKRYLVTAKLGERTDTSDAEGQVVETREVHVETQQILTALEQFRGDILQVPTMFSALKHNGKPLYEYARQGITVEREARPITIFELNFIDYNAPYLTLEVHCSKGTYIRTLVDDLGEVLGCGAHVTMLRRTAVADYPVAEMMPIDELQLLAESFPLSELDHLLLPTDTAVSKLPTLHLDTEQSKAIGFGQRVKFANEQQLSGQVRLFSAENLFLGVALIDGNIIRPQRLITQSA
- a CDS encoding restriction endonuclease subunit S, encoding MSDWQTVTLEDITESINTGLDAIRRAPIVEHETNLRCLRIQDISQNKPFDKWGYTEVKDSDFKKFQLIPNDIIMARTCSTGICYLVKKELPAVFNNGLARIRLKIEKVDPQFIYYVFKSKHFSGYIDGISGGTSVQLNMKIGDLLKYQFNLPPLSEQKEIARILSDLDKKIELNTQINQTLEQIAQSLFKSWFVDFDPVRAKVQALSDGMSLEQAELAAMQAISGKTPEELTALSQTQPERYAELAETAKAFPCEMVEVDGVEVPKGWKQTTLSEICEMQNGYAFKSSEWTDTGIPVIKIGSIQSKILTVEGNGFVSEDNLSLRSNFVLNGGDIVIGLTGAYVGKVGRMPANKKAMLNQRVAKFLAKRINESETFYSFIYMNVIQEEFKNFVDFTAQGSAQPNISTRDILKYPLLLANNDVHLAFEKLLKKILDKSIFNSYQNEILSNSRDLLLPRLLDGENYE
- the rbfA gene encoding 30S ribosome-binding factor RbfA, which encodes MAREFKRSDRVAQEIQKEIAVILQREVKDPRIGMVTVSDVEVSSDLSYAKIFVTFLFDHDETAIEQGMKGLEKASPYIRSLLGKAMRLRIVPEIRFIYDQSLVEGMRMSNLVTNVVREDEKKHVEESN
- a CDS encoding type I restriction-modification system subunit M, which gives rise to MVDENHALQQAFLNELDEKLWSSADKLRQQLDAANYKHIVLGLIFLKYISDNFTHQQEKIQAELSTPENPLYLDRTFFDTEEEYQEALTAELENRDYYTADNVFWVPASARWQALQEVSILNTGAELPWNIGKERGKFSGVAKLIDDAFDAIEKDNEKLKGVLQRISGYAVNEDTLRGLIILFSDTNFTRPTYNGEPVHLGAKDILGHVYEYFLGRFAQAEGKRGGQYFTPKSIVSLIVEMLEPYSGRVYDPAMGSGGFFVQTERFISAHQGNINNVSIYGQEFNPTTWKLAAMNMAIRGIDYDFGKHNADSFTQPQHIDKKMDFIMANPPFNISDWWSESLADDPRWAYGTPPKGNANFAWLQHMIYHLSPNGKMALLLANGSMSSQTNNEGEIRKAIINADLVECMVALPGQLFTNTQIPACIWFLNRNKKRKGEVLFIDARQIGYMKDRVLRDFTADDIAKIANTLHAWQKSDGYEDQAAFCKSTTLEEIKDNDFVLTPGRYVGTAEQEDDGVPFAEKMQNLTALLKEQFAKSAELEAEIKKNLGGLGYE